From Clostridia bacterium:
TTTAGTGATTCTATAGCATTTGCCCTTGCAGTTTTCTTGTTAACAAGGTCTCTTGCTCTATCCATACTTTCGTTCACACTACCGACTGCATTGTTCTTTGAGGTATATTTTGCATTTACAGAGTTTATGTTTTCCTTTAATGTAGCCATCTTAGCCTGGGATTTAAGAGTTTTTAATTCATTGAGTTTAGCGTTCATTTCAGACTCAAATATCTTATAATCTTCCCTTATCCTTGCAACATCGGACATAGCACTTTCGTAGGTAGCCTTATGCGTATCGAATACGGTCTGATACTCTTCTTCCTGCACAAGAAGCTCGATAAGCACATCTTTGTCTCCCTGCCTCTGAGCCGCTTCGATACGGGCTTTTATAGCATTAAGGTTCTTCTCTGCATTTTTCATTTCTATCTTAATCAACTCTGCATTTGTCTGAATTTCTATAATCTGATGTTCTGCTTCCTTTCTGGCCCTATCAATCTGATTCTTAATATCTTCAAAAAGTGCATCAGGATTTCTTTCTTCTATTCCTCCTACAAAGAGTCCAAAAAATCCTCTTATAACAGCACCTAATCTACTAAACAAACCCATAAAACTGCCTCCCCATTATTATTCTTATACAAAACCAAGAACATTGATTTATTTGAATATTTACTCTACATTAATAATTTATTATAAATACAGAACCTTGTAAATACATAAATATAAATTCTACAGACATTTTGCATGAACCCCTGGTAATTTATTTATACGCTTATTACAGGCTTTTGTCTGGTATGAAACAAATTTCCTATTCCCTAATTTCTGCAAATTCAAGTGAATCCTTATTATCCAGCCATTCTTTATACTTATCCGGCAACAAGTCCTTATCATCACATTCTCTGACAGCAAGCATGGTCATAAATTCAACTTCCTGAGTGCTCGGTCGGCATTTTTCTATCGCCCTATCCAGTATATCACCGGTAAGGACACTCCCCTCAGCTTCATCCTCATTTGCGAGCTCGTAGGCTTTTCTTACAACAGTTTCTATTTCCGCGCCTGTATAGCTTTCTGTTTTCTCAGCAAAAGGTAAAAAATCCGCAATGTCAGTTTCAAAGCCATACTTTTTTATCATAATCTTAAATATTTCTGCCCTTTCAGGTGCCTCAGGAAGAAGAATAGGTATCTTTTTATCAAATCTGCCTGCCCTTTTCAGTGCAGCATCAAGCAAGTCAGGTCTGTTAGTTGCTGCAATGAAAATTACTTTCCCTCTATTATTAGTATTACTGGTAAACTGCAAAAATTCACTGAATATATTTCTACTCACACCGCTGTCCCCACTCTCACCTCTTCTAAAGGCAGTGTCTATTTCATCGACAAAAACGATTACAGGCTGCTGTGACTGGGCTCCCAAAAGACATTTTTTGAAATTCTTCTCGCTCTCACCCACATATTGACCCAATATCCTTGACATATCTATCTTTACACAGTTAAACCCGCTGGATTTTGCCAGGGCATTAACCAATAAAGTCTTTCCTGTTCCAGATGGCCCGCATAATAGTATTCCCATGGGCACTCTTCTCAAATCTCCCTTTTTGATAGGGTTGACGATATTTTTTACAAGGTAGTTTTTTGCCATTTCCATGCCCCCTATATCCTCAAAACCGATTTCGGGGTAAATAAACTCTAAAACATCTCCATATTCCTTTTTTAGAACAGAATGCTTCTTCTCCTTAATGAATTCGAAACTTACAGGTACATCCTCAGCTTCCGCTTTTAGCTTTATATCTTTTATGGACTTCTTACTGAGTCCTGAAGACAGTTTCGCAAATTCGTCCGACGAAATATTTGACTTGACATTTTTGTCATTCAAAAGATACTCTATATACTCTTTTCTATCGGTTTCGCCAGGTAACTCAACCAATACAGGCTCGATTCTGTAAGAGGACTTTAAAGTTTCCCTGCTTACATCTGCAATATTGTCTGCAAGCATTATTATTGTACTTCCCACGTTGGATATCTTGGGATCCACAGACCATTCGCAAAGCCATATAAGGGCTGCCCTTTCTTCAAGAGACATGCTTCCTACATCTACGGCAGGAATTATCTTTTCGGCATGGTTTATAAAAAGTACCATTTTTGTACCTCTTAAAGCCATATCTATATAAGGAAATATCTTGGATGGAAGAGCATGAAGCAGATTTACAGCTTCATTTGAGGTAATCTTATGGAATTCTCTTTCCATACCAGGATCGATAAATGTAAGCCCATGGGAAATATCATAAAAAGCAACTATCCCAAAACCCCTCTGCTTAATGAATTCATCATAAAGAAATCTGTCTACATATCTGTAATTATCAACAAGGTCCCTTACATTGAAATATAAGAGGAACTCATGTGAAATACCTGCCTTATATTTGCTCAAAAATTCTTCATACCACATAGAAATTATAGCCTTGCCTCCCTAGTTAATTAATATAACGCTATTTATAAGTATATAACTAACGATCTGTCCATGTATTTATTATAGACTCGATATCTATAGTATATATTACTACTCTCTACATTGTTTGTCAATAAAATACTTCATATACAGTTATGACAATCCTGAACTTAAAAAAAAATTATGTATGAGGAGCCGGATTATATATAAATAATTTTTATCATATGGAGCTAAACTATAATATCATTAATTTCAGGAGGATTTTATGGAAACTACTACATTTACTGTTCCATCAATAACCTGCAACATATGCTCGGACAAAATTCAAGAAGGTTTAAAAACTCTAGACGGTGTCGGTAATATTTCCGTTGATTTGAAAACTAAAATGGTTAATGTTGAATATAACCCAAATGATGTACAACCTCAGGATATAAGAAAAAAGGTTTCAAGCCTGGGCTATGAAGTGGTCCAGTGACAAAAGTACATGCTCATGCATGTACTTT
This genomic window contains:
- a CDS encoding PspA/IM30 family protein, which translates into the protein MGLFSRLGAVIRGFFGLFVGGIEERNPDALFEDIKNQIDRARKEAEHQIIEIQTNAELIKIEMKNAEKNLNAIKARIEAAQRQGDKDVLIELLVQEEEYQTVFDTHKATYESAMSDVARIREDYKIFESEMNAKLNELKTLKSQAKMATLKENINSVNAKYTSKNNAVGSVNESMDRARDLVNKKTARANAIESLNDTNMDMKLKRLDMNSARDRARARAEAMLGGEQGFEVKERTDNKATN
- a CDS encoding ATP-binding protein translates to MWYEEFLSKYKAGISHEFLLYFNVRDLVDNYRYVDRFLYDEFIKQRGFGIVAFYDISHGLTFIDPGMEREFHKITSNEAVNLLHALPSKIFPYIDMALRGTKMVLFINHAEKIIPAVDVGSMSLEERAALIWLCEWSVDPKISNVGSTIIMLADNIADVSRETLKSSYRIEPVLVELPGETDRKEYIEYLLNDKNVKSNISSDEFAKLSSGLSKKSIKDIKLKAEAEDVPVSFEFIKEKKHSVLKKEYGDVLEFIYPEIGFEDIGGMEMAKNYLVKNIVNPIKKGDLRRVPMGILLCGPSGTGKTLLVNALAKSSGFNCVKIDMSRILGQYVGESEKNFKKCLLGAQSQQPVIVFVDEIDTAFRRGESGDSGVSRNIFSEFLQFTSNTNNRGKVIFIAATNRPDLLDAALKRAGRFDKKIPILLPEAPERAEIFKIMIKKYGFETDIADFLPFAEKTESYTGAEIETVVRKAYELANEDEAEGSVLTGDILDRAIEKCRPSTQEVEFMTMLAVRECDDKDLLPDKYKEWLDNKDSLEFAEIRE
- a CDS encoding heavy-metal-associated domain-containing protein, whose translation is METTTFTVPSITCNICSDKIQEGLKTLDGVGNISVDLKTKMVNVEYNPNDVQPQDIRKKVSSLGYEVVQ